In Heyndrickxia vini, the sequence AACTGGGTATACATAATAGATGGGAAACTAAAAGGATATGTAAGCAAAACATATTTAAAGGCAGTCCCGGCAAAAAAACCAACGACAACAAAACCAAAGCCAAAACCAGATCCAAAACCAACTCCGCCAAAGGACAACACGAATAAACCAGAAAAACCAACGACTCCACCAAAAGACACGGATAAACCAACTGAACCAGAAAAACCGGTGACTCCGCCAAAAGACGATAAGCCTGATGTATCAGGTCACGGCAAATCGAATGGCCAACGGATCGTCAATGTTGCTGGATTAAATATCCGTCAAGGACCGAGCACTTCGTACAAATCTATCGGCGTCTTAAAGAAAGATGCCAAAGTAACCATGTATGATATTAACGCAGGCTGGGCATTTGTAACGTCTGGAAAATTAGCAGGATATGTGCGCACAACATACCTTCAATCCACAACGCCAGTGAACAAACGAATCATCGCCCTCGATGCAGGACATGGTGGAAAAGACCCAGGTGCAAGTGCCAATCAACTTGTTGAAAAAGATGTGACACTGAATATTGCTTTACGTGTTCAGAAATTATTAAAGAAAGCCGGCATCGAAGTAGCTATGACGCGTACGGGTGATACATACCCAACACTACAAGATCGAATCGACGTTGGTGTAAAAGCAAATGCCGATGCATTTATTAGTATTCACTGCAATACGTTCTCTAAAGAAAGCGCAAATGGAACGGAAACCTACTATAATAATGGCGGTCCGAAGGATCGTGCAAATGACAGTAAGAAATTAGCTTCATTTATCCAAACTCGTCTTGTAAAAGCGATTGAAACAACGAACCGTGGTGTGAAGCAACAAGAATATCAAGTAGTGAAATATAATCCACTAGCAGCTGTTCTTATTGAGCTTGGCTTCCTTTCGAACAAAGAGGATGCATCTAAGCTTGCTTCAGATGAATATAGCGACCTAGCAGCACAATCCATTTATCAAGGAGTATTGGATTACTACAATTATATAGGTAAATAAAAAACGAGCATTTGCTCGTTTTTTTAATAACTGAATAATGAAATAATATTAAAAAAATATTACAAATATCTCATCCGATTAACAAAAATATTACGAGTTATTTCATATTATATATAGATTTTTTACGAATATATTTCCTACCTATTGAATATAGTCAAATTATGTGAAAAAGTTAGTTTCTAAGTATTAAACATTCACAGATTCTGTCGATAATACAAGTAGAGTGTGGTTGAATATTATCGTTTTTTGTAAAATTGGTAAAAAATACTTCACCTAGAATACTTGTAATTTGTGTCAAGTACGGTAAAATAAATGTAACAAGTAAATTTATCCTCTACATAAATAATGTAGCAATCTATGAATAATATAGTTGACCTGGTAATTTATACTGGTTTATACTAATGTTTATGGAATGATTAAATTTGCTTAATCGTATTTTACTAGTCCTTCGAGACGACATGATTAGATACATAGAATAAGATTGTTCGACATTTTGTCGATGATCAATCATCTAAGAAATGTCTCAAACTAGTTTAATAACAAATTAAGAGAGAAGAAAAGGGAGGAACAATCGGAAATGACATACCAACCAAAGTCTTACCGTAAATTTCTAGCTGCAACTGCAACAGCTGCAGTAGTAGCAACATCTGTAGTACCAGCAATTGGTGCTAGCGCAGCAGTGAAAAAAGATACGACACCACCTTCAATCAAATATTCTGGATTAGAAAACGGTGATCGTCTAAGCAAAGCTGACCAAAAATTAGATGTTAGAGCAAGCACAGATACTGCTAACATCAAAGTTTACCAAAATGGTAAATTAATCAAAACAATCAAAGCTGTTTCTGGTTCAGTAGCTGTAAAATTAAATAAAGATATTAAAAAAGGTAAAGATTACGCAAACACATTTAATATCGTTGCGACTGACAAATCTGGAAACAAAGCTAATAAAGTAGTTCGTGTAACTTACGATACAACTGCACCTGATATCAAAGTTGAAGGTGGACTTGAAAACGGTAAAGAATACGATAAAGCTGAACAATCATTTACTGTAAGAGCAAGCTCTGACGTAACAAAAGTTCAAGTATTCCAAAACGGTAAATTAATCAAAGAAGCTGAATACAAAGCTGGCGATAAAGTTGCAGTTGACGCTGTACTTAACAACGACAACGAAGCTAACCCTGGCCTAAACACATTCAACGTTGTTGCTTTTGACAAAGCTGGTAACAAAAATAACGAAGTTGTACGTGTAACATATGCTTCTGTTGCTAAAGTTGAAAGTGTAAGTGCGATTAACACTAAAACTATTAAGGTAGAATTCAATAAAGCTATTGATGATACTAAAGCGAAATTTGAAGTTAAAAAAGGTTCGGTAGCTGTTAATGTTGCAAAAACAACAGTTTCTGCTGATAAAAAATCAGTTGAACTTGAGTTAGCTAGCAAGTTCTATGAAGGTGAGTATACTGTTAATGTTACTGGTTTATCTGAACAAGCATTAACTGGATCTGTAAAGGTAGAAAATGAAAAAGTAGCTAAAATTGAAGTATTAAGTGAAACTGCTCCACTTTTATCTGGTGATACTAAAGCTTCAGTAGGCTACCGTGTATTAAACCAATACGGAGAAAACATTACTGATTCCGCATTAGCAAGTAACATAAATTGGAATGCAACTAGTGGCACTGATGCAGATGATGACAATAAAGGTGTTGTAACTTTCAGTGTTAACGGTAAAAAAGCGGGAGATAAAGTTGTTCTTACTGGTATCAATCAAGCTACAAACACTGTAGTTTCAACTACTGTTACTATTAGCGATAAGTCTGTTGTTGATACTTTAAGTTTCAAAGGTATTTACAATGAAGATAGTAAAGAATTGAACAGTAATTCTACATTATCAGACTTCTCTCTATTGGTAGAAGTTAAAGATCAATATGGTAAAGCTTTAAAAGCTTCTTCTTTAGATGATGTTTTATTTACTTCATCGAATGAAGGTTTACTTAAAGTAAAAACAGCTAAAGATGGTCAAGGGAAAGATAAAAATGAAGTTGGTCTTGAATTAGAAGCTGGAGCTAATTTTGGATTAGGTGGTAAAGCAATTATCACTGCTATTACTAAATCCACAGGTAAAGTAACACAGTTTGAAGTAAATGTTAAAGCTGCTCCTTCATTGGATACTTTTTCAATTACTGCTCCAAATGAACTTGTAGCGGCTAACGATACTGTGAAAATTCCTTTCACTGCAGCAGACCAATACGGTAATGCATTAACTAAATTCAAAGATTTAAAAGGTTTAGTTGATTTCTCTGCAACAGGAGATGCAAAACCAGTACTTAAAGAAGATACTACAAATGGTAATGCTTATCTTGAATATAAACCTGACAGTAAAGGTCTGAAAGTTATCTTTGCAACAACAAAAACAGGTAAAGTTTCTCAATTGACCCTTGATGTAAAGGAAGCTGCTGAAGGTGTTACAATTGAATCATTAAAAGATGTAACAACTACAGTTGCTGTAGGTGGAGAATCAGAAGTTTCAGCAAAGAATTTTGTAGTAAAAGATCAGTATGGTCGTACTTTTAAACTAGCTGATAACTTTGCAAACTACAAAGTGGTTGCTACACAAGATGATAAAAGCGATGTAGTTACATTAACAGGTACTGACATTGCTAAAGATACCGATAAAGTAGTTGTAAATGGTGGTGCTAAAGGTAGCGAGGAAGTTACATTTACTCTTTATAAGAAAGATGAAAAAGGTACTTTCCAAGAAGTGAAAACTAGCCCAATCAAAGTTGCATTTAATGTTACTGAAAAGTCTGCTTTCTCTTCTTATGAAGTAGGAGATGTCGATACAGTATACGCTGATGCGAAAACTGGTGAATATACTAGAACTTTAAAAGTTTACGGTGTAACTGCTAAAGGTGACAAAGTATTACTTCCAAAAGGAAATTATACTGTAACTTCAAGCAATAAAGCATTATCTTATGATAATGGTACATTAGATGTTAAAGATGGCGTAGATGTTGCTGCAGTATTTGGCACAAATAATGAAATTAAAGTTAACTTAACTATTATTGTTGATGGTGCTGAAAAACCAGTAACTTTAACAAAAGAAGTTACTGTTTCAAAAGTTGCTCCAAAAACTTCTAAAGTAGAATTTGATGCAGATCAATTAGTTGGCGGATTAGGAACTGTTGCAACAACTTCTTTAAATGCTAAAGATACAGATGCGTCTGCTCTTAATGCAGTTTTAAAATTAGTTGATCAATATGGTGAAGATTATACTCCAGAAGAAGTTAAAATTACTATTACTAATGTAAAAGATAATGATAAGTCCGGTGCTATTGAAGTAACAAATAATGGTAAGAACAATGTTAACATAGAAGGTGTTACTGAAGGTGATACTTTTGTTGCAACTTACTTAGTAGACGGACAAGTGAATTCTTTGAATTTCAAAGTAGTTGCTGGTGAAGTTACTCCTTAATAAAACTAAACGAAACGTTACTTTATAAGCTAGTATGCTAGCGAAAAAAGTCAAAAACACCTCATGCTTTGACTTCGTGGTTAATACCATGAGGTGTTTTTTTGAACTATTGATATACCATATTGTGGGTGAAATACCCACACTTGCTAAATAGTTAGGAGCAAGTGCCTAATCCTCCTGCATCCAGTGAAGCACTAACGCAGCCAAAGGGATGAAGTCAGGTGAAGTCGTACTCATAAAGTTGAGGCGGGGTTCCATAAAAGGTGACTATGGTTAGGAGACGAATCCATGTTTAGGCAGGATGAGGTAGTGAATATTAAGGATAGCTAGGAGTTTAGTATTCATCCTTAAATCCGTAATGATTTAATGGAGATCAGCACAATTAACTATTAAACTGGTCTTTCTCATTTCTGAATAGTGGAGGCCTACGGTCATCAAAAAGAGGGATGGTAGCAATGGAACGTTTGAAGTCTTACTAGAAGAGGTGGGTTAGCACCTGTGAGGCTAGTAGGATGGCGGCGGGTTCATAGTAGTGTAGATAGCTAGCCGATTGAACCTGTATGGTAACATGCGGGGAGGAGAAAACTAGCTGGAGCGAAGGAACCCAGTCAGTAGTAGAATTAAAACTTATTTCCCCAAATAAGTGATATAACATCATAATGGCGACCAATCAATTTCCGATTGGTCCTCATTTTAGAAAAAATATAGGTATATTGACATGCGTATAAATACATACAAGAATTCGGAATTCTACAATTGATAGCACGCCGTGTGCGCTGAAAGGCGCCCGCACGGTGTAGGCCCGAA encodes:
- a CDS encoding N-acetylmuramoyl-L-alanine amidase, giving the protein MRKVIFFVLAIFLMFTSAGNIGYAATVKPPDIKKVKPIGERVVTATSLYIRTGPSTKYKSVGYVKKNKKVKVYEIKKGWAYITYGSKKGYASATYLKVVKKKAAPAKQKPTPAKKKPAAVKKKIGERIVTATTLNVRSGPGTKYKTVGQLKKNKKVNIYEIKGNWVYIIDGKLKGYVSKTYLKAVPAKKPTTTKPKPKPDPKPTPPKDNTNKPEKPTTPPKDTDKPTEPEKPVTPPKDDKPDVSGHGKSNGQRIVNVAGLNIRQGPSTSYKSIGVLKKDAKVTMYDINAGWAFVTSGKLAGYVRTTYLQSTTPVNKRIIALDAGHGGKDPGASANQLVEKDVTLNIALRVQKLLKKAGIEVAMTRTGDTYPTLQDRIDVGVKANADAFISIHCNTFSKESANGTETYYNNGGPKDRANDSKKLASFIQTRLVKAIETTNRGVKQQEYQVVKYNPLAAVLIELGFLSNKEDASKLASDEYSDLAAQSIYQGVLDYYNYIGK